The Pleurodeles waltl isolate 20211129_DDA chromosome 7, aPleWal1.hap1.20221129, whole genome shotgun sequence genome contains the following window.
ACCACACAGGGCGGGGCCCTTCCCCCTGGCCCCAGCACAGCTCACCTCAAATGTCGCCTCCAGGTCGGGCCAATTAGCCCACTGCCACTCCTCACCTCAGCATGGGCCCACTCCAAGCAGGCCAAACACTGGATCTCAtggcaagggggggtggggagggcccACCGAAGCAGCACCCAACAGCGACAGCCCATGTCTCCTAGCGCTACCACCGAGCTGCACGCCGCCTTCTCCTGTTAGCGCTCGCCGACAGGGCCCCACCCCCGAAAAGTTGTCCTCTCGGCTCTGGGTTCCACACAATCCGGGCCCCTTCCAACCGGCCCCCAGCCCGAATCCGCAGACCAGCTACATACGCCGGGCAGGCCGACACACAAGGCCAGGGCGCACACTCCTCTGAGCAGAGCTCGGTAGGCCCGCCCCGCGTCCGTCCCCGAGGAGCCTGCCTGCTCTGGCACACCGGTCCACCTCTGGCCCCAAAATACCCCTCACAGGCACTCAGAGTTGCTCCCACCCTTGGATCCTGGTGGGGATGATCTGCAGTCAGACAGGATTGCATAAAGACGAGGAGGAGCAGGAGCTTCTTCAAACTGCGACCGCCATGATGGCTTGCTCCGCCACGCCCCCAAAATGAACAGATTTTTAGGTCATTCTGTGTGATTACGCTACACAGAATTAGGTTAGTTATACCCACCCCTAATTTAAAGATGTACATCATGGCAAACATTTTTCCCCTAAATTGATCCACTTAGTAAGAATAAAATGGTGGCAGGTCTGCTATACCAGAGCAGGATAGTTGAATAGTAGTCACTATTTTGAGTCCTAgataggggtagcctcccaaattGGGGGTCCATTTCTATGACGCACTTTAGATAAACTCTCAATGCTCTGCATGTTTTACCCCTGTATGCAGTGACATtttaaagtttaattttaagaCCACCGTGGTGACCTTCCAAAGAAGAAACACCAACTAAAATGATAATTTTTTAATTGGTTAGCCTCTCTGATGCAATTTTCATTGGAGCCACAACTGCTGAAAGTGTGTTTTTGGAGGTAGAGCAAACTGCAGCCTTCTGGAGGAGAGGAGGAAAGAGAGTGTTTCAGCCATTATTTGGCAGGAGTGCTGTGGGGTAGTGATTCCCAACCCGTCATCCGAAGACCACTGGGGATCCGTGACtcctactcagggggtctgcaacttgTCAGAAAAATTAAAAAGTTAGGCTTTAGAGTTGTACCCGGCACTTGGCCCCAAGTTCAGGAGCACTTCACTCTAAAATAACATACAGGGTTGCAGGCACATTCTGCAGAGAGTTGAGTTTGACCTGATATTTTGGGGAACATGTTTGTGCCAACTGTGGAGCCACCATTGGAATATGTTTAGTGGCAGTAAAATGCAATGGGATAATCGCAAAGGCTTTGAAGGGAAATTACTATTTATATTGACCCATCCACCACTTTTCCTTTTGGCCCTGGTGTCTGGGTCCAAAAGTCCAGAAACATGCCCACAAGCTTGGACAAAACTCCTAAAACATGAGATACTTTAGTTatgctttttttttctctaaagATAGACCTTCACTTGGGGATGTGTTCTCAGACAAATATCAATGATATGACATGGCAGACATGCCAGAACATTTTTGTTTCCTCAAAGCTGCTACTGCTGTGGACGGAGGAGCTGTTTCAGAGGGAAAAACTGTCAGCAACTAGGTGGCAAACTGTAAGCTCAATGGGGTGTGTCTGGGCCTACCAACCTGCAAATAAGacatctagggcctcattacaagttgttGGGCTGACCACCAGCCCGTCAGCCCGTCAGCCCGTCAGCTCGCCAGCCCCGTGGAAAGGAGACCGCCACCAAGTTGGTGGTCTCCCCCCAGCCCAATtagaaggtttccactgggctgaccagcggaaacctcagaAGCACAGAGGTTTCCGTTGGTCGGCCGAATGGAAACCATGCGGTGGAACTGGCCCCAGCCCCTAATGGAGCTGAGGCCATTGCAGTCGCACAGAGGCCCTTGGAATACACACTTTCTGCCTTATCAAACtgtgtgtattccgagggtgctgggtagggggagacctgcactgggtttctgccaacctttccattgCAGGGTccacgccatggaaaggctggcagaaagaggagtcTTGATCAGACTGTCGTCTGCCCGTCAGGAACCATATTCCTGGCAGCACAGTGGTCCcctagcagtctgaccgccaaggttgtaatgtggcggttggaccacttgGAGTGCAGTGGTTTAACCACCACTGCCAGTCTGGCAGTCCTTGAACTGCCAGAGTCATAATAAAAGCCAAAGTCTTCAAAAAGCAGAAATATTTTTTCTCTCTTGCTGACTTATGAGAAAGTGGTGTTAGTCCTGAATTGTTTGGTATGACTGTGCCAGAGTTTTGATCCTGATGTTGTAAAGCCACAGTCACCCTGGTTGAAGGAGCTGGAAAAAGGTGGGGTGGCCTTGAGTGACAGGCATTTGATGGGATCACGATGTCTGCTGGGTGATATTGTTGCAGAAGTAGTGGGGTTTCAAGCTTGCAAAGTAGATGGAGATAAAGAACATGATCTTGAATTTGATTCAGACCCTGATTGCAAATCAAGCAGTGCCAGCACAGTCACATGAGCAGTTTAGAAGCTGAGGTCTAGATTTTCTTCTTCTACGTGTCTAGTTTGTATGTTGGTGCCTATTGTAAAATGTGCCATGGTGTTTGTTGGGTACCATTGACATAGAATTCAAAACATTCTCTCTCTTCAAATCTTTGATCACAGTTGGTTTGAAAATATAAAGAATTGCTATAGAAAATATCCTGTTTTGTAGTCCCATACCTAAAGTCTTTTATATTGAGGTAATTTGCAATACTGCAGCATTTTGGGTGAAGGATAGATTTTGATGAAGAATCTTTTGTATTGCGTGTCTAATTTCTTTGTTTCTTAGGCTGTAGATAATTGGATTGACAAGTGGTGTCAACACAGAATATACCACAGCCACTGACTTATCATAATGTACACCGTAGCTCTCTGTGAGTCGAATATACATGAAACCTGCACTCCCAAAAAATATGAAGACTACTATGAGGTGTGCTGCACAAGTAGAAAATGCCTTCTGCCTCCCCTCTGAAGTACTGATATGTAAAATAACTCTGATGATCTTTATGTAGGAAAAAAGGATGAAGATTATAGTACCCATGACCACACAAGAGTTAAGCACAAACTCCAACTTAATACTCAGAGAGGTATCAGTGCAAGCCAAGCTCATCAATGGGTGCAAGTCACAAAAGATGTGCTCGATTTGATTTGGGCCACAGAAAGGCAGCTTTGAAATTAAAACAATCTCAGTCACTGGGTAAAGAAACCCACAGAGCCAACTGCTGACAACCAACTTCATTGAAAAtgaagatgtcatgattgctgaGTAGAGCAAAGGATTGCAAATGGCCAGGTAGCGATCATACGCCATTGCAGTAAGGAGTGATGCTTCTGTGACTCCCAAGGACTGGAAAAAATATATCTGCAAGAGGCAGCCAATGAAGGAGATGTTCTTCTTTTCTGCTATGAGGTTGGCCAACATTTTTGGTATTGTCACAGCTGTGTACCAGATCTCGAGGAAAGATAAAACACTGATGAAAAAATACATTGGAGATTGCAGAGCTGGACTGAGCCTGATAACAGAGAACACAACTATGTTTCCTGTGATGATGAGTAGGTAAGTGAGAAGCAAAAACATGAAAAGTATATGTTGGATGTGCTCCAGGTTGGGGAAAACCATGATAATAAACTCGTTGACttttgtcttgtttttattttccatttgtAGCATTGTGTCTCTGCAAAATAAATAGAGTATTGTTAGTAAAATGCATGAAGAATGATTTACCAAAGCAAATCATCTATGAACCTATTACACTACAGTAGATTGAGTCTCTACCTGCATTTAAAATAATACTgactttttcttaatggttcttaAGCAATGAAATGTTCATTGAAATATATTAGTCACATCAGAGGTTAAACCCCGGGTGAAGGTAAAGTGAAAAGAAAGAAGAACAtgtgaaagaaagcaagaaaggaaGATGACACAAAgagagacctgtggaaagaaacaattgaCAAAGTAATAATTAAAGGAAATTGTTGGAAATGAGGTACTTCTGCAGGGTCACCTGAGATTTTTTATCTTTTCTTTGAACCCTATTTATATTGGCTGTAGAACTTTGTGCATCTTACCTCTGCTAACCAATGATAAAGTATTTTTACTCTCCTCTGTAGACATGGTAATATTGATATACATCTAATCGacacatttaatatacttatatgtccctagtaaattgtatcaCCCGTACCTAAGGTCGGTAAGCTAAACGTTACTAGTTGGCTGCAGCACTAAATATGCCACCAAATGCAGTAACCCAGTGAAGCATGTCTCTAGGCTTGTCACAGCCGCCTGggcatgcagttttaaacagccatgccgacctggcaaaataaaactttttcctGGCCTAACCTTCCATTTCAATAATTATAACTCACCACTAATGAAGGCCTTAAAGTGCCATAGGGCTGGGTGCACTGGTATTTACAAGTATTCCATGTAAATTTAAGTGTTCTTCAAGTCCTGGCTGTGAAAAACTGTAGAtcatatttatatagagcttactgtTTCTGATGAGGCATTGAGGTGCATTTCAGCAAGTAGCGTACTACTCTGGAAACCAAGATTAGAGTTTAATAGTTAGTAGattaataataaatgtttttttccataTGCATTAGTTCTGTTAGGTTTGTGTTCTTGATTTCCTCTCTGTTTAGttgagttttttaaaattttattttaggaGGAAAGAATACTAAATATATATTCATTCGTTAAATTATGTTCTCAACCATATGATCACAAACAAATTAATCTACTATATACCCAACAAGTTCAAGATATGAACATACAATCAAAATCTATGTATTATACTCTTAGATAATCATGATTTAAAGTACATTATTAATTGCCTGACAATTGCTAATGGACGATAGCAACATAACATTGTCctctcaaaatcaaaatcaaaaccaTTTGTTCATTACGAGTCTGAAAAAATATTACAGTATAACTGCCATACTAAAAAATAGCATAAAGGATGATCACGAAATACAAAGCAAACATCAGCTTTATGTTTTCCTACAACATTattagaaaaaacaataaaaaagtcacTAAGTACAGCCAAACAAACACTGGTGTCTAGATCTTGGCTCCCCATCCCTTTTCTATTTTCATTGGTACAATCTCTGTTCAATATAATATTTCAATAAGAATCTAGATAACCAGTGGCCATAAACTGATAGCTCTGGTTTTAACCAATCTGCTGCAATACTGATATGTTCAACTGCTGTGGCCAGAAAAAGTGGGTAAAGATTAGCTGTATCTGTAATGTATTGAGCATCTACTCCCAAATATATCAAATGCGGAGTGAGTATGATCTAAGATTTTAAAATGGTGCCCAAAAAGACAGCAATTTTCCTCCAAAAGGTGGATTATCTACTACAACGGGAAAACGTGTTAAATATCAGCATCACTAACTCCACAGCAAGGACATCTAGAATCAAGTCTTCTACTCTAAACAATTTATCCATGGTATAATACAAACTGTAGATTGCTttataacagctgaaaaaaagacACTCGCCGAATCACCTCACCTGCTAATTTCTGATTCACTTTAATTTATTTCCTCCTTAGTTTTCTCCTCCCCATATCAAACCTCCTCATTTTCAACCCCACCCACTCTCCCCAACACCATGCAACCCCCATACCCTCTCCCTTAACCATCCCTCTTAACCCTTCCTCCATCGATATGAAGCAGTCAAACTAACCATAGGTAGACTAACCAAGTATGACACCCTATTCCTCCATAAGTGAGCATGAAATCCGTATAGTATAACTGCTCttagtaaaatgtaatatctaGACGTCATCTCTTCCATTTAAACTATCCAAATATTCTTTGGCTCTATATCTGAATTAAAAGTACgtcttattttttaaaacaatcttcTTTGTCCTGAAAAGGTTTTATCAGCTTCCCTCAGTTTTCCCCCTTCAATTTGTGATTGAAACCACCCTCATTTACCCCCTCCAGCCTTGCATCAGGATCCGTAAAagtattaaggtccatatttatactttttagtgctgcatttgcgtcattttttgacgcaaaaacgctgcaaacttgcaaaatacaattgtattttgtgaattttcgctgtttttgcgtcaaaaagcggcgcaaatgtggcgctgaaaaagtataaatatgggcctaagtattaagGGCAGAGGAAATAAACTCAGGTGCTAATAATACTCTAGATGAAACTCATAACAAGTTTATCACCATCACTTCAGTAGAGCGACCTGCCTTAACCATCACACAAGATGATAGCCCACATGTACCATCATGCGTCATAGTTTTGTCAATAAACTCCATAGGgacacttttgttactgggggccagttttgcagtgcagcagttttaaaagaactgcagagttccttgtatataaaacagttttcaggcagcaataaaagtgccaagataactctggtgattaatgtacctgctggagaaagatcagggtttttttctagtggcagttttgactcaattatggtagtgcagagggttaatatgtctgctgcaaagaatgtgtactatgtacattacagaacagtattttatgtgcaggtTCCAGGGCCAGCTTTCCTGTGCTGCTGTAttgctctgcttccttctcattttctgagtgctttcgcctgcttttctctcttttttactGCTTCCGCCTTCCTTTTTCCTGTTTtcggagtgctttctcctgcttttcccttgtttttttactgcttcctccttccttccccctgttttctgagtgcttttattctgcttttccctaattttttactgttttctccttcctttccccattatctgagtgctttctcctgcttttccctccttttttactgctttctccttccttttcccccattttctAGTGCTTTATCATGCGTTTGCCTCATTTTCTACTGCTTTCTCCATCCTTTCCCCATTTTCTGAATGCTTtttcttgcttttccttcattttttttttactgttttctccttcctttcccaCATTTCTCCTGCTTTTGCCTAATTTTTTGctgctttttccttccttcttcccaTTTTATGTGGGCTTTCTCccactttccttcttttttgttttactgctttctccttcctttcccccatTTTCGGAGTGttttctcctgcttttccctcgtttttcaCTGCTTGTTCCTTGCTTTTCCCCAGTTCTCTGTGCTTCTACCTATTTTTCCCTCATTTGCCACTCCTGCCAGCCAACCATTTTCCTACCACCTTCCTAGTCCCACCCACCACCTCTCAGCgcatctccctcctcccaggacatacttaatggaggccacagtacAGGCACGCAGCAGACACATGCAGCAGCTGCACCGCTGATGCACCAAAGACATGCACAAAGGCAAGCCCACCtgcacccatctgtgcctggaccgcacccggTGCCAGGAACTCTTGTTCTTCCACCCTGCACAGCTACACCGTCACAGACCTCCAAGCCCTGGCCCCAGGTGGatcaacaacaacaactgctgccgcACATCTCCCCGTGCCACTggaggaccattctcctgccagcactgccactccaCCTGCAACACCGAAGCAACCAACAATGCTGGAGGCAAAATAAATACAACTGTGCCCGCCACACGGAATGAGACTGCTATGTCACAACACCAGTGCATTCTACTCCATGCATGATCGCTCAGGAAACACACCAGGGAGATCTGGGACACAATCTCATCTGTCACCCTGGATATCATCTTCCTTACAGAGAACTGGCTGAatcctgcctctgtgccagacatagcCATCAGTACACAAGGACTGAATCAACAAACACAGCGGTAGAATTGACACCATTTACAGGGACACCATCCGCTGCACAACCTCCTCAGATGACTCAACCCCGATAATGGAGCACTTCAATTTCCAATTTCACACAGATGGAAGAAGCTCCATTAGAGACATCCTTGCATACAGACCATCTGGACTACGGCCCAACTTTTGCAACGTCATCCCTGACCTCATAGCCCTGATCGCCATCAAGTCtgagcactacatcttcctaggagatcttaacttccacctctacgaccccaacaacaccaacacaaccGACCTCCTagaaagcatgaacaacattggcctcCAATAACTTGTCACTGACACCACCCACATCGCAGGATGAATGCCCGACCCCATTTTTATGTCCTGCAACAGAGTCAAGAACAACCATGTCTTACTGCTCACCTGGACTCACCACTACAGAGTACAACTCATCATCTCAGGATCTACCAAACCTGGCACCACACACCCTAGCTTTACACTAAGAAACTGGAgaaaggtatcagaagaccagtgacCTCCCAGACACATCACCCCACCCAGACAAGATTGCAAagaacttctcccagtggatcacagaatgcataGTCACAATCATCCCCACCAATCCAGCCAAATCCAAAGTACTGTCCAGAAGAGGCAGATTGTTCACAACGGAGTTGAAATCCTCCAAATGCACCTTCCGGCAACTAGAAAGTAAGTGCCGTACTAGTGAAAAGAGAGAAGACCACACTAACTACAAAACggcactcaaccagtaccaccacctcctgagaGAATCAAAGAAGAACGCTCTAGCAGACCACACAGaatccagcacaaaccacagcaaggagCTTTTTGCCATCATGAAGGAGTTCTCAAACCCCGCAGCCACAGGGAACTACATCACCCACTCCCAAGAACTGAGTGGCACCCTGGCGGACTTCTTACATGACAAGACATTAGTCACCCTATCGCTGACAGCATATGCCTACTCACACCCAGGAACACAAGCCCTGAATACCTGCTCACTCCT
Protein-coding sequences here:
- the LOC138247030 gene encoding olfactory receptor 6N2-like; this encodes MLQMENKNKTKVNEFIIMVFPNLEHIQHILFMFLLLTYLLIITGNIVVFSVIRLSPALQSPMYFFISVLSFLEIWYTAVTIPKMLANLIAEKKNISFIGCLLQIYFFQSLGVTEASLLTAMAYDRYLAICNPLLYSAIMTSSFSMKLVVSSWLCGFLYPVTEIVLISKLPFCGPNQIEHIFCDLHPLMSLACTDTSLSIKLEFVLNSCVVMGTIIFILFSYIKIIRVILHISTSEGRQKAFSTCAAHLIVVFIFFGSAGFMYIRLTESYGVHYDKSVAVVYSVLTPLVNPIIYSLRNKEIRHAIQKILHQNLSFTQNAAVLQITSI